The Sparus aurata chromosome 10, fSpaAur1.1, whole genome shotgun sequence genome includes the window ATGATGTACAGATGGTGGGGAGTGTATTTCCTGTATTTATCTATTTGCATCCtgcagaaaaatatgaaaacaatctCATATAATTTGTCTTTTATACCGATTCATTAGAGGTCTCTCCTCTTTGTTGAGTTAAAGttaagttctcctttaagttagACCAGCAGGGAAGTCTCTGTCTGCTTTTGTCTCACCTGTGGACCGACACGGTTCTGAATCGGTTCCCTGGTTAAAGAACAAGAAGCTGACAACACACTCAGAGCTCTGTAGCTAACGAAGAGGAAGGACTTGTAATCTATCATCTTCATCATTATCatctctcatctcatctcaacTATGTCAGTCACAAAGTTTTTCAGTCTTCATGATGATCCCTGTCTGAGCCCAAAAGTCCCGCGTGCTCAAATCTGATTCTAAACTAATAAAGCAGACGATTACTTTTTGTACAGAGGCCAGAATATTTGTATAAAATCCAGTTTTTATAGTTTATAGCACGTTGTTGCCTCCAGGTTCTCTTGTGGATCACTGAAAAACATCCTCATCATAATATTTccaagatgaaaaataaaataaaaatgtgactgttgttgtgaaatgttgtgtcaCAGCTCGTCCACGTGACGGCTGCACAGAGAGGAATTCCCCCTCATTGACACTTCTACCTCTCTCACCTTTGGCCTACATCTCATTACAGAGGCTGACGTCACCTCACCGCGCTACATCTCGCGATAATTATAGAATATAAATACAGCTGCTGACGCTCCTCTCGTAGTATCAGTGAGCTCAGTGACAGAGTGGACACAGTCGAGACTGACGGTGAGTAACTTTAAAGTCACTTTTAACGAGCTGACAGCCGATTTAAACCTTCATTATGTTTATTATCATGTAGCTAACTTGATACGGAACTATTACACTGACTGTGTGGTTTTAATGCGATAAAGtcgatgttttttgtttgttttctagctgaaatgtttcctttctttgtgtttttgagaaTAAGAGCGACTAATGTTCGTGTTCTCTCGCTGCAGGTTTAATTTCAGGCGACatggcagcagctgcagttatCATCAATCAAGTAAGTGTGgaaaagacttttatcttattTTGTCAATACGTGTGGAAACCGGAAGTGGCATGAGCTGGAGAACAAACACTATAAAAGTACTTGTACATGTTTAGATGTAAGAAAATATGCTTTGTCCTTTATATTTTGGAATGTAATACATACAAATCAATATAATTGATCTTTAAAACTATGGATCAGTGTCCAGTTTCCTCTGGTCTCACTGGAAAACAAATATAAAGGTATTATTGTAGTTAGAAGACAGTTTCCAAGCTTGGACTTTCTAGAAACAACATGTTAAATTGTGAATGAGAGTATGTTAAAGCCTTTTTGTCCTCGTTGTGTTTCCGTACAGAATGTGGTGGAGAGGGTGACCAGCCTCCCTCTGGTGAGCTCCACCTGTGACCTGGTGTCCACCGTGTACTCCAGCACCAAGGACACCCACCCGTACATCAGGACCGTGTGTGAGGCCGCCGAAGTCGGCGTGCGAAACATCACGTCCGCCGTGTTCACCACCGCGTCGCCCATCATCGGCAAGCTGGAGCCTCAGAGTACGAAACCCCTCCAGTCTGATTATTGTGATTATGGATTACCTGATGAAGTAGACGTGGCTTAAAAGTTTAAAGGTCACAAACATAGTGAAACTGTGAGGGTGATTCTGTGCTGACCCAGTGAGTCACACTGCagtgaaacaggaagtgcaaGTCAGGACGGTTACTCATCTTGATCTTTCACCCAGTTTCTCTGTTTACTCATTATCACCCTGGTACCAGTTTTAAATACTTCAGCTTGAAGAAACGCTGACTGACTTTCTGACGTTTGTTTCCTGCAGTTGCCCTCGCCAACGACCTGGCCTGTAAGGGTTTGGACAAGATCGAGAAAACCTTGCCCATTCTTCACCAGCCGTCTGAGCAGGTATGTtcaaaggtcagaggtcgtCGAGACAGATTACACAATGTCAGCGTGGGCTAATCTGTGTCTCCGTCCTGTGTTTCCCAACCACTGTTTCCTCACCAACACTTGGCTGATGTTTGTCCCTGCACAGATCGTTTCCAGTGCCAAGGATGTGGTAACCAGCGCTAAAGATGTCATGACAGGCACGGTGTCCGGCGCCAAGGACACGGTCTCGGACACTCTGACCAGCGCCGTGGAGAAGACGAGGGGCGCGGTGCAAGGCGGGGTGGAGAGGACCAGGGCTGTGGTGAGCGGGAGTGTCAGCACGGTGCTGGACAGCAGAGTGGCCCGGCTGGTCAGCAGCGGAGTGGACTCGGCCCTCAGCACCTCCGAGAGCCTGGTGGACCAGTACCTGCCTCTGACTGAGGACGAGCTGGGTGAGTGGGACCACCAACATCACTGTAGTGCTGTCATGTTCCATGAAtcatgtttaaataaataaaatacaaagaagAAATAAGGCGAGTGGgattctgttgttctgtaacGAGCTGATTAACAGTCAGCTGGAGTTTGTTGTTAATGTGGGAGAAACGGAACTTATCGGATTACGCTCTTCTGAGAATCAAAGTTTACATAAGTGGCCTGTTTTTCTCCATCATTAAGGGACATGTTGTTTAGAGTGAACTTCCGCTGAATCCAAGTTCACATGGATTTGTTTTGAGGGGATTGACCGGTTGAATAATTAGCCTACATTCCTCGCAGCCTTTACAGCCTCCAGCTACGTCTACATGGACAAACAGCTTACCAAACTTCTTAAACAGAACTCAAAAGAAATCCTACATTGTTTCGctcatgttttcttttcctcgTGACAGAGCTGGAGGCCAAAACTGTGCGAGGCTTTGACGAGAGGGAGCGCAGCTACTACGTCCGCCTGGGTTCACTCTCCACCAAGCTGAGGAAGCGGGCGTACACCAGGGCGGTGTCCAGAATCCAGGACGCCAAGCAGCGCAGCAGAGAATTCATCTCTGAGCTGAACTCCACGGTCGACCTGGTGGGTTTCtatattcatcatcaacatgagcagcagcagctaaatATTACTCGGACAAacagctgaaatgttttttgtttttttctagatTGAATATGGCAGGAAGAATATTGACGGGGCGAACCAGATGGTGAATGACAAGCTGAGCTCTCTGGTGGCGTGGAGGTCCAGCGGTCCCAACCAGCAGGATGGCCACGAGGCAGAGGTAAGGAAGCAGTGCGATAACATACACTGTGTCGAGGAAGGAGGAAGTATGTCATATCTAACTGTTCATCCACTCTGCTCAGGTGATAGAGTCTCGCACCTTGGCCCTGGCCCGCTCCCTCACCCAGCAGCTCCAGACCACCTGCCTCACCCTGGTCTCCAGCCTGCAGGGCCTCCCCAACAACATCCAGCAGGAGGCGCTCTCCCTCAGCCGCTCCGCCTCACAAATGTACACCAACTTCAGCAAGGCCAACAGGCTGGGAGACGTGCCGGACTCGgtgctgagcagcagcagagcccaGCTGGCCAGAATGAGGGATTCCCTCGACCACGTCATGGACTACGTGGTCAACAACACGCCGCTCAACTGGCTGGTCGGTCCCTTCTACCCACGGATGGCCCCGGAGCAGAGCCAGAACCGGGCTAACGGTGCCAGCAGCACGCCAGCGACGTCCTCCAGCTCTCCGTCCAGCCAGACGCACAGAGAGCAGCcgatggaggtggagatggagtCACTGAAGTCGCAGCAGCACTAGTCGTCCGTCTCAGCTTTCTGCTCTGAAATCTAAGTCGTATGCTGCTCTGTAGgcaaatgttcatgtttttttaaaaacaatgttgatGCATTAGGAAGCAAAACTAATACAGCTGCATTCCAAACgctattttatacatttttaaatgttttaattctctcttaaaatgtgatatttgtCAATTCTGTGCCAAATTCAATTCTGTAGACATGCAGAACTTTATCCTGCGCTCATTTCTACATAAACTTTACTGGAATCAGAGTTTTGCATTTACTGGGTCTCTATTTTTCCTCCACCacataaaaactgaatttgTCTTTCAGCTTTCAGATTACAGAGAAATgacaaaaactaaactaaatgaaTGTGGTCAGATCTCCCCTCATTAAGTTTGTCACACTTGAAGAGCAGATTCAGGTAACATTCATAAgctttattgtatatttttaaaacttttcaagacaaataaagcacattttacTCTCATTTGCACAACTGATATAAAAAAGTGTTCACAGTAGACGTTCAGGCGTCTTTGCTCACTGCTTGCCGCGACTTCGCCTCGACAGATAATCCATCAGACTCTGAAAAATGTCATTTGCAAAGAGAGATTATGATTAAGAGTTGTTACAAAGTTACTTTTCTAATGTCGAATGAACTTGTTTTATTACCGTGAGCCTCTGAATCTGGCACCACGCCACGTCATCCAGCACGTCCAAGTTAATTTCATCCTTGGTCTCTTCAGAAAAGCTGACAGTCTgagaaatgaagagaaacatACAGAAACGTTTGTGGCTTGTGAACCAATAATCCTTTAATTTTTACATTAAAGGAAGACATGACTACACTACTAAACTTAAATTAAGGCAGTTTGGTGGCTGTCTGGAAACTTGGATGATGAAGTCCACAGTACCTGTCCCTGCGCTGTGGTTACAGTGATGTGTGCAGCAGAACCTGCCACTGAGCAGTGCAGATCCCCGGCAGAGACCACAGACCTGCCACAGCACGACAATCACTCATGTTAGAGCCGGTAGAATATAAACATCTGGATGTGACGGCTTCATATATACAACATCTGTACCTGAGTTTGGGTTTGCTCGGGATGGCCTGCTCGTTGGTCTTTCTTAAGCGGCTCTGTGTTCTCTTGGCGGTGGCCGAGTCGGCcctgaagagagacagagcagcgTCGGCGTCTCTGAGCTTTATTCATCACATGTAGATACTTAAAAATATGCAATATGGAAAAAACTGGCCACCTGTTCGTTCATACTGctaacaaacagcagcagcacatcaccagagcaactgctaactgatgctaactgctaactgctgctagacTACCAATACATGGATGTCTTTGACACATCGAAACCGATCtatcttcacattctgttcataactttgaatgtttttaactaatattcttacatattgcacctttaaatctccAGTCTTACCCGAGGTTCCCCGTGCTGTTACTACCAACTAATGTCCGGGTCCTTTTTGACCCCTTTCCTCCCTAGAAACAAGAAAAGACAACAATAATTCTtattaaaaatgtccaaaatagTGTAGAAACTACAGATGCACAGTAGGTGAAGGCTAAACTGGATAATTCTGCAGGCGTACTGTATCAGTCAGTCacctaaataaaacataaaagacaCATATCTTGAGTTTATGTAGAAATCAACCAAACAGACATCGATGAAAGGAGAACAAACATCTCTCAGTGTCATATTTGTCTCTATAGCTactcctcctgtctgctctgtggaTGTGACACCTGATTCTGTTCTATCAAAAGGCATCTGGAAGTTTTGAGAGATAAAGTCACGAGTTTCATCCCATAAACTCTGACTGATGCTTGAAGCAACAACTTCTGCAGAAGGAtgtttgattgttgagtctctttCCATCCATCCGTGACTGTAACCACTCATCCTCTGCAGGGTTGCAGCGGCTGTCTCATGCCCGGATTGTCAATTCACAAACAAATACCAAAAATTGGTCCTGCGGTGTCAAAACCAAACTGTTTTCTGAGAATATTTCCTTAAAATTAAGATTTGCCAGAAATTCTTTTAGGTCAAGTGAGGAGCTGTCTGAGAGAATTCTCAGATGTGAAGACCCCAGAATTAAAAATTCACACtgagaattttgatatttacaatattaatgtaaaaatataagtcagaaatatttattttatctataacagaataaacaagacgttctcagaggaaaataaggtcccagaacactgaagctagagaggtggcagggtccgccacatataaacaagatAGTTTGTCAATTTCTTTCCAAAAAACAACTTATAGCacctttcagtttgtttttcttaaccttattttgtattgttatcTTATTATTCCTTGTCATGTGGCTGTTACACTGCTCACCTTCGAGGTCTTGGATGAGGTTCTGTGGGCCGGCGTGGACTGACCCGGTGTAGAATCACTGGCTttgcctttaaaaaacaaaaagcacagaAGAAGAGTGTTAAATTAAAGTGTGAAGCAGTTACATTTGAGCCCTGATGTGAACCCTGAGACATCAGGTGAG containing:
- the cdca9 gene encoding borealin-2; this encodes MPLRRTRNAGTAPSKEQLGREMRQSRLALFIQQFEKEAQERMNDLEAKMENTLATMDKVFKVEVMKMPPSLQSALIGDLISEEEISASEVSIAMKNESMMHRPLRRVPSKRGKASDSTPGQSTPAHRTSSKTSKGGKGSKRTRTLVGSNSTGNLGADSATAKRTQSRLRKTNEQAIPSKPKLRSVVSAGDLHCSVAGSAAHITVTTAQGQTVSFSEETKDEINLDVLDDVAWCQIQRLTSLMDYLSRRSRGKQ
- the plin2 gene encoding perilipin-2, with amino-acid sequence MAAAAVIINQNVVERVTSLPLVSSTCDLVSTVYSSTKDTHPYIRTVCEAAEVGVRNITSAVFTTASPIIGKLEPQIALANDLACKGLDKIEKTLPILHQPSEQIVSSAKDVVTSAKDVMTGTVSGAKDTVSDTLTSAVEKTRGAVQGGVERTRAVVSGSVSTVLDSRVARLVSSGVDSALSTSESLVDQYLPLTEDELELEAKTVRGFDERERSYYVRLGSLSTKLRKRAYTRAVSRIQDAKQRSREFISELNSTVDLIEYGRKNIDGANQMVNDKLSSLVAWRSSGPNQQDGHEAEVIESRTLALARSLTQQLQTTCLTLVSSLQGLPNNIQQEALSLSRSASQMYTNFSKANRLGDVPDSVLSSSRAQLARMRDSLDHVMDYVVNNTPLNWLVGPFYPRMAPEQSQNRANGASSTPATSSSSPSSQTHREQPMEVEMESLKSQQH